Proteins from one Bradyrhizobium sp. CB82 genomic window:
- the repA gene encoding plasmid partitioning protein RepA codes for MDSLAEDSVTMSETTSARIARHAAILSGQLRSLATTLFPPSASKSLRSFTSGEVARIAGVSDGYLRQLSLDGLGPSPTTGIGGRRSYTLAQIHELRGYLATARPREALEFLPRRRPGDKLQIITVANFKGGSAKTTTALYLSQYLALAGFRVLAIDLDPQASLSAMFGYQPEFDIAANETLYGAIRYDEHRRPMHEVVRPTYFDGIGLVPGNLELMEFEHTTPRAMVERRERGHDLFFRRIASAIDQVADDYDVVVIDCPPQLGYLTMGALNAATAMLVTIHPQMVDVASMSQFLLMTSDLMSVIEEAGGRLDHDFIRYVITRHDPNDVPEAQIVALLRTLFGSDVLQATVWKSTAIANAGLTKQSLYELERGAVGRGAYDRALESVDAVNAEIAQLLKKVWGR; via the coding sequence ATGGATAGCTTAGCGGAAGATTCGGTCACGATGAGCGAGACTACGTCCGCGCGGATCGCTCGGCATGCCGCCATTCTTTCCGGCCAGCTTCGCTCACTTGCGACGACGCTTTTCCCGCCTTCGGCGAGCAAGTCTCTGCGCTCGTTCACCTCTGGGGAAGTCGCCCGAATTGCGGGCGTTTCCGATGGGTATCTTCGACAACTTTCTCTCGACGGACTTGGACCGAGCCCAACAACGGGAATCGGCGGCCGGCGATCTTATACCCTGGCTCAGATTCATGAGTTGCGCGGGTATCTAGCCACCGCACGGCCTCGCGAAGCACTGGAATTTCTGCCGCGCAGGCGCCCAGGCGACAAGCTCCAAATCATCACGGTTGCGAACTTCAAAGGCGGCTCCGCCAAGACGACGACGGCATTGTATCTTTCGCAATACCTCGCCCTTGCCGGCTTTCGCGTCCTCGCGATTGACCTCGATCCGCAGGCTTCGTTGTCAGCAATGTTCGGGTATCAACCCGAGTTCGACATCGCAGCGAACGAAACCCTCTACGGCGCCATTCGATATGACGAACACCGGCGGCCAATGCACGAGGTTGTCCGACCGACCTATTTTGACGGGATAGGCCTCGTGCCAGGCAATCTCGAGCTTATGGAGTTCGAGCACACCACGCCCCGAGCAATGGTCGAGCGGCGTGAACGCGGCCACGACCTGTTCTTTCGCCGCATCGCCAGCGCCATCGACCAAGTTGCAGACGACTATGACGTCGTTGTCATCGACTGCCCACCCCAACTCGGTTACCTGACCATGGGCGCGCTGAACGCGGCGACCGCAATGCTCGTGACCATCCACCCGCAGATGGTCGATGTCGCATCCATGAGCCAATTTCTCCTCATGACGTCGGACCTCATGTCCGTCATCGAGGAAGCTGGCGGGCGACTCGATCACGATTTCATCCGGTACGTCATCACGCGTCACGATCCCAATGACGTGCCCGAAGCTCAAATCGTGGCTCTCCTCCGGACCCTTTTTGGATCGGATGTGCTGCAGGCCACCGTGTGGAAATCGACCGCAATCGCCAATGCTGGTCTCACCAAGCAATCACTTTATGAGCTGGAGCGCGGCGCCGTAGGGCGGGGCGCCTACGACCGGGCATTGGAATCGGTCGACGCGGTCAACGCCGAAATCGCGCAACTTCTCAAGAAGGTGTGGGGTCGATGA
- the repB gene encoding plasmid partitioning protein RepB, producing MSKRTDTIKSLFTAPQSTALSADNMPGALPRVSSGSVRSLKDSFSEVEKENEELRERIASGAMILEIDPALIDPSPLADRFRDQDDSSFEALKQSIAQRGQEVPILVREHPEAKGRYQSAYGHRRVRATRELGISVKAILRALSDEALVVAQGLENAPREDLSFIERATFAMHIEDAGHSRSVVQDALSIDRAEASKLLAVARSVPTDVIQAIGKAPKVGRGRWQSFSELIKDAAALKRVRAAIAESKFAERETDARFVAAFSAANRPSSAGTSKRSEEKPVFSASGDKIAQVRHEERELKLTLDKNVSATFAAFLVDQIPALFDAFSKTSGGQETSEA from the coding sequence ATGAGCAAACGTACTGACACCATCAAGAGCCTTTTCACGGCCCCGCAATCAACTGCGTTGTCAGCTGACAACATGCCCGGTGCCCTGCCGCGGGTCTCGTCGGGCTCGGTCCGCTCGTTGAAAGACTCTTTCTCCGAAGTCGAGAAAGAGAACGAGGAGCTTCGCGAAAGAATCGCATCCGGGGCGATGATCCTTGAAATCGACCCCGCGCTTATCGATCCGTCCCCGCTGGCCGACAGGTTTCGCGATCAGGATGATAGTTCGTTCGAGGCACTTAAGCAGTCCATCGCACAGCGTGGTCAAGAGGTGCCCATTCTCGTTCGGGAGCATCCTGAAGCAAAAGGACGCTATCAGAGTGCGTATGGTCATCGCCGCGTCCGCGCTACACGCGAACTAGGTATTTCGGTCAAAGCGATCCTGCGTGCGCTGTCAGATGAAGCGCTTGTCGTGGCGCAAGGACTCGAGAACGCACCACGCGAAGATCTGAGCTTCATTGAGCGCGCCACCTTCGCGATGCATATCGAAGATGCCGGGCATAGCCGATCAGTCGTGCAGGATGCGTTGTCGATTGATCGAGCGGAGGCCTCGAAACTTCTTGCCGTGGCCCGGTCGGTCCCAACCGATGTAATTCAAGCAATCGGGAAGGCTCCGAAAGTTGGCCGCGGCCGCTGGCAGTCATTCTCTGAATTGATCAAGGATGCCGCGGCGCTCAAACGAGTCAGAGCGGCGATCGCCGAATCCAAATTTGCAGAGCGAGAAACCGACGCTCGATTCGTTGCAGCATTCTCAGCAGCAAATCGTCCATCTTCCGCAGGGACATCGAAGCGATCGGAAGAGAAACCGGTCTTTTCCGCATCCGGCGACAAGATTGCGCAGGTGCGTCACGAGGAGCGCGAATTGAAGCTCACCCTCGACAAGAATGTCTCGGCGACATTTGCGGCATTTCTTGTCGACCAAATCCCGGCCCTGTTCGATGCGTTTTCCAAAACGAGCGGCGGTCAGGAAACTAGCGAGGCCTGA
- the repC gene encoding plasmid replication protein RepC, with the protein MQSHSPTTPFGRRSLTLAHVASQMVATERPPEKIVHKWKIFHAICTARPRLGVSERSLSVLNALLTFHPETALTGEDDLIVFPSNHQLSRRAHGMPASTLRRHLAVLVDAGLIVRRDSPNGKRYARKDDAGEIELAFGFDLSPLVVRSEEFESLAADIEAEARALKLVRERITLCRRDIAKMIATGIEEGVPTRRAGQGPADWQEVHAAFRTMVAQIPRTATRQQLEPIADELSQLADDVLNLLEAHIKSKNPSANESHSERHIQNSNPDAPIDLEPSLPEGRAARAEPKPQPSRVAESSYPLGMVLSACPDIADYAKGGISNWRDFLATAAVVRSMLGISPSAWEEAQTVLGEMQAAVVVACILQRGTTIRSAGGYLRGLTRKAEVGEFSLGPILMSQIHSQRHERRRA; encoded by the coding sequence ATGCAGTCACACTCTCCAACGACGCCCTTCGGGCGGCGATCGCTGACGCTTGCCCATGTGGCAAGCCAAATGGTCGCAACCGAACGCCCTCCCGAAAAGATCGTCCACAAATGGAAGATCTTCCACGCCATCTGCACGGCCCGGCCGCGCCTTGGCGTATCGGAGCGCTCGCTCTCGGTGTTAAACGCGCTCCTGACCTTCCATCCTGAGACCGCGCTCACAGGAGAGGATGATCTGATCGTCTTTCCGTCGAACCATCAGCTCAGTCGGCGGGCGCACGGCATGCCGGCATCGACGCTGCGGCGCCACCTCGCAGTGCTGGTCGACGCGGGACTGATCGTTCGGCGCGACAGTCCAAATGGGAAGCGGTATGCGCGGAAGGACGATGCCGGCGAAATCGAGCTCGCCTTCGGCTTCGATCTTTCACCGCTGGTCGTACGCTCGGAAGAGTTCGAGAGCCTGGCGGCCGATATCGAAGCGGAAGCCCGTGCACTCAAGCTGGTGCGTGAGCGGATCACGCTGTGCCGGCGCGACATCGCGAAGATGATTGCAACCGGCATCGAGGAAGGCGTCCCGACGCGAAGGGCAGGGCAGGGGCCTGCCGATTGGCAGGAGGTGCATGCCGCCTTCCGCACAATGGTCGCTCAGATTCCGCGCACAGCCACGCGCCAGCAGCTCGAGCCGATCGCCGATGAGCTGTCGCAACTTGCTGACGATGTGCTCAATCTTCTGGAAGCACATATCAAATCCAAGAATCCGAGCGCCAATGAGTCCCATTCTGAGCGCCACATACAGAATTCAAATCCAGATGCTCCTATTGATCTTGAACCTAGCCTTCCAGAAGGCAGGGCGGCGAGAGCTGAGCCAAAACCTCAACCATCGCGAGTCGCCGAGAGTTCGTATCCGTTGGGAATGGTCCTGAGTGCATGCCCGGACATCGCCGATTATGCCAAGGGTGGAATTTCGAACTGGCGCGATTTCCTTGCCACCGCGGCCGTTGTGAGATCAATGCTGGGGATCAGCCCGAGCGCCTGGGAGGAGGCGCAAACCGTTTTGGGTGAAATGCAAGCGGCGGTCGTCGTCGCCTGCATCCTGCAGCGTGGCACGACGATCAGATCAGCTGGCGGCTACTTGCGCGGGCTGACGCGGAAAGCGGAGGTCGGAGAATTTTCTCTTGGGCCTATCCTGATGTCGCAGATCCACTCCCAGCGCCACGAAAGGCGACGAGCGTGA
- a CDS encoding DUF736 domain-containing protein has protein sequence MATIGNFTATDNGFSGAIKTLNLNVKAKFVRVETPSDKGPHFRIYSGNVELGAAWQKTAKDTERDYLSVKLDDPSFPAPIYATLIEVEGEEGLQMIWSRPNRD, from the coding sequence ATGGCTACCATCGGCAACTTCACCGCCACGGACAACGGCTTCTCCGGCGCCATCAAGACCCTCAACCTCAACGTCAAGGCCAAGTTCGTCCGCGTCGAGACGCCCTCCGACAAGGGTCCGCACTTCCGCATCTACTCCGGCAACGTCGAGTTAGGTGCGGCCTGGCAGAAGACCGCCAAGGACACCGAGCGCGACTACCTCTCCGTCAAGCTCGACGATCCGAGCTTCCCCGCTCCGATCTACGCCACCCTCATCGAGGTGGAGGGCGAGGAAGGCCTCCAGATGATCTGGTCACGCCCGAACCGGGACTGA
- a CDS encoding WGR domain-containing protein, producing MPQLPPDPVHLRRIDAARNMRRFYLLSLQPTLFGDVAVVRNWSRISTNGQTMMQTFDDSARADEAFDRLKRTKRRRGYAPAVENR from the coding sequence ATGCCTCAGCTTCCGCCGGACCCTGTCCATCTTCGTCGTATCGACGCAGCCCGCAATATGCGGCGGTTCTACCTGCTGTCCTTACAGCCAACATTGTTCGGTGACGTGGCGGTGGTCCGCAACTGGAGTCGGATCAGCACGAACGGTCAGACGATGATGCAAACCTTCGACGACAGCGCGAGAGCCGACGAGGCGTTTGACCGGCTCAAGCGAACAAAGCGACGCCGGGGCTATGCCCCGGCAGTGGAAAACCGCTGA
- a CDS encoding ParA family protein — MDETGADGCTKVDPVNTIVINNQKGGVGKTTLAVHLAWFMAEAGRRVLMIDVDAQGNATDTLKQHTGSIAAADLFRPATRFVAGENNGITLAPADSSLTDIDRGNAAAVMTLQQNLAHAANRFDVCVIDTPPSLGLRSVACLVAASHVLAPIYLEDYSVKGVRALMQTVIGVQRRYGRQDTRFLGLLPSNFNTKSPRQRTHLEQLLREAGKYVFPGQIVARDGYAEAVAERVPVWSLKRRSAQEAGREIRAVLAKIVERLDQETTNDA; from the coding sequence ATGGATGAAACGGGCGCAGATGGTTGCACCAAGGTCGACCCGGTGAACACGATCGTCATAAACAACCAAAAGGGCGGCGTCGGCAAGACGACGCTTGCCGTGCATCTGGCCTGGTTCATGGCGGAAGCGGGCCGCCGGGTTCTGATGATCGATGTCGATGCGCAGGGCAACGCGACCGACACGCTCAAGCAGCATACAGGGTCGATTGCGGCGGCCGACCTCTTCAGGCCGGCGACCCGTTTTGTCGCTGGGGAAAACAACGGCATCACACTGGCGCCGGCCGACAGCTCATTGACGGATATCGATCGCGGCAATGCTGCAGCTGTCATGACCCTGCAGCAGAATCTCGCCCATGCCGCCAACCGGTTCGATGTTTGCGTGATCGACACCCCGCCATCGCTTGGCCTTCGCAGCGTCGCTTGCTTGGTCGCCGCTTCGCATGTGTTGGCGCCGATTTACCTGGAAGATTATTCCGTAAAGGGCGTCAGAGCGCTGATGCAGACCGTGATCGGTGTGCAACGACGCTACGGTCGTCAGGACACGCGATTCCTCGGCCTGCTGCCGTCAAACTTTAATACCAAGTCGCCGCGTCAACGAACACACTTGGAGCAGTTGTTGCGCGAAGCGGGCAAGTACGTGTTCCCAGGCCAGATCGTTGCACGGGACGGCTATGCCGAAGCCGTTGCGGAGCGGGTGCCGGTGTGGAGCTTGAAGCGTCGCTCGGCGCAAGAAGCCGGTCGGGAAATCCGTGCGGTTCTCGCGAAGATCGTGGAACGGCTCGATCAGGAGACGACGAATGACGCTTGA
- a CDS encoding ParB/RepB/Spo0J family partition protein produces the protein MTLDLSFKELVDVAANPGDATGRPLLVAIDCIDEDPDQPRRTFSEQELEELSQSIAEHGVLQPIMLRRSSEDGRYVIAMGARRYRAAQRAGLREKPAFIQDVDLLDRYAQMIENIQRDDLRAPEIARFIADRLDAGDTQAEISRKLGKPRDWVSRYASVQSMPEFLRARLEGSSIRALYELYQAWRTHPDEIERLCARQESFTDAQARQLARDVRAQAGGAIPRNDLPAGRPRSEKSDLLPEAVLPRNGVNDREAATEDQPPKTRVVSQSRSAASLAIRVRYQNRLGQLVVDRLATQGSRHAVVLVDGADHEEEVPASALTIEEILSR, from the coding sequence ATGACGCTTGATCTCAGCTTCAAGGAGCTCGTCGATGTCGCGGCAAACCCTGGCGACGCAACCGGGCGGCCGCTCCTGGTCGCGATTGACTGCATTGACGAAGACCCCGATCAACCACGCCGCACCTTCAGCGAACAGGAATTGGAGGAGCTCTCCCAATCGATTGCCGAACATGGCGTACTGCAACCCATCATGCTTCGCCGTTCTAGTGAAGATGGACGCTACGTCATCGCCATGGGCGCGCGCCGGTATCGCGCCGCGCAGCGCGCCGGGCTGCGTGAAAAGCCCGCGTTCATTCAAGACGTCGATTTGCTAGACCGATACGCTCAGATGATCGAGAATATCCAGCGCGATGATCTGCGCGCGCCTGAGATCGCGAGGTTCATCGCAGACCGATTGGATGCCGGCGATACCCAGGCGGAGATCTCGCGCAAGCTAGGCAAGCCAAGAGACTGGGTGTCGCGTTACGCCTCGGTTCAAAGCATGCCGGAATTCCTTCGGGCGCGACTTGAGGGCAGTTCGATCCGTGCTCTTTATGAACTCTACCAGGCTTGGCGCACGCATCCTGACGAGATCGAACGGCTATGTGCAAGGCAGGAGAGCTTTACGGACGCGCAGGCTCGGCAGCTGGCCCGGGACGTGCGCGCGCAAGCCGGCGGCGCCATTCCCCGGAATGACTTGCCTGCTGGACGACCTCGATCCGAAAAATCCGATCTCCTCCCGGAAGCAGTGCTCCCGCGCAACGGTGTGAACGACCGCGAAGCGGCAACTGAGGATCAGCCGCCAAAAACCCGCGTCGTTTCGCAATCGAGGTCGGCAGCATCGCTGGCAATCAGGGTTAGATACCAGAACCGGCTCGGTCAGCTTGTTGTCGATCGGCTCGCGACCCAAGGCTCCCGTCACGCTGTGGTGTTGGTCGACGGCGCGGACCACGAAGAAGAAGTTCCAGCATCGGCGCTTACAATCGAGGAGATCCTGTCGAGATGA